The genomic interval GTCCCACGCGTAGTACGGGACGGCGGTGACCGACGTCGAGTGCCGCGCCGACTCCGCGGCCGGCCGGTAGAGCTCGCCGTCCCACTCCTCGAGTTCGGGAACCGTCGCGCCGGCCTCGATAGTGACGACGCCGCCGAGGAGGTCGTCCCGATAGCCGGCGTCGAACGCCGACGCCGTCTCGACCCGATACTGGTGGAGCGGGCGCTCGTGATCGACGCCCTCGAGACAGTAGACCAGCGGCCCGCAGGTCAGCGCGATCCGGCCAGCATCGGCCGCGACGGCCGGGTGGGCTCGGACCGGGACGACGGACCGCTCGAACGTAACTTCGACCCGATCGTTGATCCACTCGCGTTCGATAACGAGGTAGCCGTTGTCCACACCGCCACCGTCGCCACCGCTACCGCTACCACTATCGCGATCGACCGCAATCGAGACCGGCTCGCCGTTGACGCGAACCGACGCGTCCTCGCACCACGACGGAATCCGGAGTCGAAGGGAGAACTCGGTCGGCGTCTCCGGGTCGACGTCGAGCGTCACTTCGCCGTTCCAGGGGAGTCCGCTGGCCTGGTCGAGTTCGACGTCGGTCCCGTCGATCGGCACCGTCGCCGAACTCCCGACGTACTGATTCACGTAGAGGAGCCGCTCGTCCGATCCCGTGCCGGTATCGGTGCCGGTGCCGGTTCCGGTCGCGTACAGGTGCCGCCCGAGCGCGGCGAGCAGCCGCGCGACGTTGGGCGGACAGCACGCGCACTCGAACCACTCCCGGCGGTGGTGGTCGCCGTCGCTCGCCAGGCGGTTGTCGTAGAAGAACGCGGTCCCGTCGAGGGAGAGACCGACGAGGACGGCGTTGTACAGCGTCCGCTCGATCAGGTCGGCGTACCGCGCCCGGCCGGTAAGCTCGAACAGCCGCCGGTTCCAGAAGACGCTCCCGATCGCCGCGCAGGTCTCCGCATAGGCGGTGTCGTTGGGGAGGTCGTAGTCCTCGGTGAACCGCTCGCCGCGGGCGCTCGAGCCGATCCCGCCGGTGACGTACGTGCGCCGTTCGGTCATGTGCTCCCAGAGGCGCTCGAGGCGGGCGAGCAGGTCCTCGTCGCCGGTTTCGGCGGCGACGTCGGCCGCGCCGGCGAGGAAGTACATCGCGCGGACCGCGTGGCCCTCGACGGCCTCCTGGTCGCGAAGCGGCGCGTGATCCTGGGCGTAGCGCCCGTCGTAGTCGCCGTCCTCGTAGAAGGCCTCGCGGGCGTCCGCAGCGACGCCGCCGTCGTCGGGATCGTAGCCGGCAATCTCCTCGATCCGTTCTAGTTCTCGCGCCAGGCGGTCGTCGCGACCCCGGCGCTCGACGAAGTACTGCGCGCGCTCGACGTAGCGCTCCTCGCCGGTCGCCCGCGAGAGTTTCACCAGGGCGAGTTCGATCTCCTGATGGCCCAGAACGCCGTCGATCGCATCGCCAAAGCGGTCGTCGATGTGGTCGGCGAACGCCGTTGCGACGGAAAGCAGGGACGTCTCGTCGGTCGCGCGGTGGTGGGCAACGGCGGCTTCGATGAGGTGGCCCGCGCAGTACAGTTCGTGCATCATGTTGAGGTTCGTCCACCGCTTCTCGGGTTCCTCGAGCGCGAAGTAGGTGTTCAGGTAGCCGTCCTCGCCCTGTGCGGCCGCGACCAGGTCGATCACGTCGTCGACCCGCCGGCGGAGGTCGGAATCGGGGCCGGGATCGTCGCGCGTAGCGAGGACGTAACTCGCCGCCTCGAGCCACTTGTACGCGTCCGAATCGGCGAACCACATCCCCTGAAAGCCGCCGTCGGCGCCGTCGGCCGTCCGGCGGAAGTTCTCGAGACAGCCGCTCGCCTCGAGTTGCTCGTACTGGTACTCGAGCAGGTCCTCGCGGGTCGTCTCGAGCCAGCGGTTCCAGAACTCGTCGTCGATGGTCACGTCGGCTGGATCGACCGACGCGGCGCGTCGAATCGGTGCCATCGAGTGACACCGACCAGTGCGACAGCCGTAACTCTTCGCCTCCGTGACCTGTCTGCGGAACTGCTACTCGTTGCACTCCGCTGCGTCGGTCGATCGCGCGTGCTCCGGCGGTCCGCGGCCCGGGTTCTCGTCCGCGTGATTCCGCGGCCCGCGGCCGGACCCGTCGCCGCGCTCCGGCGGCCCCCGCCTGGCGCCGGCCTCGATCTCGATCCGGGCGACGGCCGACGGCGGGAGCCGAAGGTCGAGCGTTCCGTTCTCGCGAACCGGAACCGTCTCGGTCGCGACCTCGTAGACGGCCGCGTCCCAGTCGTACCATGAGTCGGGGTAGTCACCGAGTCCGTCCTGCTCGTCGTGGGGGTCGCCGGTCGGTCGCTGGACGGTCACGGTCGCCTCGGCAGGGGTGACCGCGTCGGGAACCTCGATCGCGACGGACGCGTCCGTCCGGAGGTTCCGGTTGGTGAGGAACGTACAGAGGGCGTCCCCGTCCGGCGTCGCCATCGACACCGCGTCGACGTACGGGACGTCCTCCATCGCCCGGATCCGGACCCCTGTTTCGGGGATATCACGCGTCTCGCCGTCGACGGCCGCGTCGATCACGTTCCACGTCCGATCGCCGTCGAAGACGGACGCGTACAGCCCCAGCGTGAACCCGACCGGGAGCAGCGGGTTCGGATCCGCCGGGTGATCGACGTGCTCCGGCGGGAACATCCGAACGGGGAGGTGCGTGTGACTCGCCCGCCGCACGTGGTCGCTCTGTCGGATGAACGCGTTGAACATCCCCGCGACGTACGAGGCGCCCGCCATCGTCGGCATCCCCGGCCACGGATCGCCGTCGGCGACGGTCGGGTACAGTCCCCACTCGCCGATGAAGAACTCCGGCTCCTCGAGGCCGTGCGACGCCGCCAGATCGGCGGTCTCGCCCATGAGCTCTCCGAACTGCGTCGGAAACATGAGCAACACCTCGTTGTAATCGAGTGCGTCGGCGTCGTGTTCGGCCTTCCACTCCTCGACGCTGCCGGGGTCCTCGTCGCGGATGCCCCAGTTGTACCGGTGCATGCCGATCCCGTCGAGATCGCTGCCGATCACGTCGAACAGGGTGTCGTTCCAGCGCTCCGGATCCGGGAGGTTCTCGTCCCCGTACATGGGGTCCATTCCGTCGGGGATCACCGTGATCGAATCATCGACGGCCGTCATCGCCTCGATGAACTCGGTCGTGCGCTCGGCGAACTGCTCCGGGTCGTGGGTGCCGCCGGCCTGCCAGCCGCCCCAGACCTCGTTACCGATCTCCCACACCTGCACGTCGAACGGCTCCTCGTAGCCGTGTTCGGCCCGAAGCGCGCCGTACTCGGTATCGGTCGACCCGTTGCAGTACTCGACCCAGTTTGCGGCGTCTTCGGGCGTAATCGGCTCCGGCGGCTGGAACTCGCGGTCGGTGTCCTCGACGGTCACGCCGACCGTGATCGTCGCTTCGACGTCGGTGACCTCGCAGAATTCGACGTACTCCGCGGTCCCCATGAGGTTCGGATCGAGGCCGTTCCACACCACGTTCGGCCTGATCGGCCGCTCCTCGACGGGGCCGATCCCGTCTTCCCACTTGTAGGTGCTGGTGACGTTCCCGCCAGGCCACTTCAGCAGCGAGACGTTCCGGTCGTCCATCAACTCGATGGTCGTCGGGTTGAACTTTCCGTTGACCGCGTCCGCGGGGAGCAAGGAGAGCCAGTCCAGATCGACGTGGCCCGTCCCCTCGGCGACGATTTCGAGGACGTACTCGCCGTAAGGGGACGCGACGTCGTCTAGGGCACCGCCCTCGAGCGTACTGCCGCTGCGCTCCGCGAGTTCCAGGTCGATCCCGTCGTAGCGCTCCCACTCGTCGGTGAGGCCCTCGATCGCCGCGCTTGCGAGCACGTCGCCGTCGGGAGCGGTCAGTCGAATGTCGAGGGCGTCGATCCCGTCTGCGCGGACCGAGAGCCCGAACTCGTAGGCGAGCGTCCGCCAGTCGGGGAGTGGCAGTCGCTGTTTGACCCCGCCGACCGCGTCGTCGAGGACGACCCGCTGGTGTTCGTTTCGGGGCTCCCGATCGACGGCCGGCCAGCCGCCGTCGGACTCCCACGTACCGAGGCCGCGAACGCCGCCTTCCTCGGGTCGCTCGAACGCAGCCTCGTCGCCGACCGGCTCCCAGGGGAACGGGAGTCCGTCGTACCGACCGACCTCGTCGAACCCGTAGACGTGGGAGACGTGGTCCGGTTGGACCTGGCCCCAGGCGACGAACGCCGTGTTCGTGACGTGTTCCGCGTAGATCCCGGGGTAGATCTCGTGGGCCCCGTAATGTTCGGCGAACCGGCCGAACAGCGTCTCCGGCACGTCACGCTCGCCGCGCTCGTCGGCGTCCATCGTCACCATCGCGTCGAACGACTCGGCCGCTTCGTCGTCCGCTCGGTCTTCGTCGCCGTCTCCCTGCTCGGTGCCGTCCACGGCATCGTCACTGGCGCCGGCGACCAGGCCCGCACCGCCGACGACCAGGCCGGCCGTGGCTGCGGCCTGAACGCCGAGGTACTGTCGTCGTCTCATCGACCGATTCGAATCGGGGTGGTCGGTATGCTCACCCATAAGACTCTAGTAACGCTCTCAGTTAATAATAGTTAGTGATGGAAATAATTCGAAAATATAGTCGCGAGCGGCTCGCCGACGAATCTTCGTGACACGCCGGTAGGAGACGCCCGCCTGCAGCGACGGCCGCGATGGGAATCGCGACCGATTCCGTCACCGTCCACGGAACCAAATCGCCGGCAACGGCTTCGTCGACGCCTCAAGCGGGCTCCTCGGCCTCGGTTTCGGTCTCCGACGCAGCGGACCGATCGGCGTCGCGGGGCTCGGTCGTGCGGAGGTCGGCCAGCAGGTTCTCGCCGGTCTGACCGTCGAAGAGGTGGATGTCGACGGGATCGAACGCGAGGTCGACTTGTTCGCCGACGTCTGGCTTTACGTCGCCTGGCACCCGCACGCGACACTCGTCGCCCTCGATGTCCAGGTAGACGAAGTTGTCGCTGCCCGCGACTTCGACCACCTCGACGGTCGCGGGAATCGTGTTCGCGCCGGTCGCGTCGTAGGTGATGTCCTCGGGGCGGATACCCAGTTCGTGCTCGTCGGCGGCGGTGCCGTCGATCTCGTCGGTAATTCGGGACGGGATCTGGTACTCGAATCCGTCGCCGACGAGCGTCGAACCGCTCGCCACGACATCGAAGAAGTTCATCGCGGGGCTCCCGATGAAGTCCGCGACGAATCGGTTCGCGGGGTTGTTGTACACCTCGTCCGGGGACGCGAACTGCTGTAGTTCGCCCTCGTTGAGGACGATGATCCGATCGCTCATCGTCAGTGCCTCGTGTTGGTCGTGCGTGACGTAGATAGTCGTCGTCCCGAGTTCCTCCTGCAGACGCTGGAGTTCGGTCCGCATGTGGACCTTGAGCTTCGCGTCGAGGTTCGACAGCGGTTCGTCCATCAGGAAGATCTTCGGATCACGGACGATCGCCCGGCCCGTCGCAACGCGTTGTTGCTGGCCGCCCGAGAGCTCGCTGGGCTTGCTGTCGAGTTCGTCCTCGATACCCATCATTTCGGCCGTCTCGTGGACCCGTTGTTCGATCTCGTCGTCCGCCAGGTCCGTCGTCAGCCGGAGCCCGTAGCCCATGTTCTTCTCGACGGACATGTGGGGGTACAGTGCGTAGTTCTGGAACACCATCGCGATGCCCCGGTCCTGCGGTTCGACGCCCTTGATGCTCTCGTCGCCGATCCTGATGTCTCCCTCGGTGATCGTCTCGAGGCCGGCGATCATCCGGAGCAGCGTCGACTTCCCCGACCCCGACGGGCCGACGATAGTGATGAACTCGCCGTCCTCGATGCGCGCGTTGAACGCCTCGATGGCGACGAAGTAGTCGTTGTACACTTTCCGAACGTCGTCGAACGTTACCGGTGCGGTCGTGTCCTCCGTATTACTCATGGTGAACTCCGTTCTGCTGCGGAAACTGCCTGGCGCGTCGATTCGCCCGTCGCCGGGGTGGCGGTGCGTGAACGGTCGGTGGATGTGCTGTGGATCATGGTGTGAGTGTCAGGGGTCCGTCGCCGACGCCGGCGACGAACTCGACGTGAAACGCGAACGCGACGCCGGCGAACAGCAGGGCCACGGCGACGGTCAGCAGCGTCGTGACGGCGAACAACGCGACCGTCACGACGCCGAGCGCGACCGCGCCGACGGGGTGGGCGGCCGTCCAGCGGTAGCCCGTCGCCAGCGCGGCGGTCGGGGACTCGCCCGCGGCCACCCCGAGCAGCGCCGGGATCGACACGAGCCAGGCGTACAGGCCCGCGTACGTACAACAGAGCGCGAGCAGCCCCGCCGCGACCGTCCCGGTGGCGAGATAGGCGAGCGCGTAGTTCGCCGCGATGGCGACCAGCGCCACCGGGACGAGCGCGAGCAGCGTCGCGTGGACGAACTGGCGGCGGACGGTCGCGAGGACCGCCTCGCGGTCGACGCGGTCGGCGCCGTCCTCGCGCAGCGACAGCACCGCGCGATAGGCGCCGACCGTCGCGGGCCCGATCGTCACGATCGGCAGCGCCGTCAGGAACCAGGCGAGGCTGATCCCGATCACCGAGACGAGGTGGGTCCAGACGAATCGGGTCGTCCGCCGGGCCGCGGCGTACACCGGGTCCACGTCCGGATCCCGCGGCGTCGCTTGCGTCCGTTCGGAGGGCTGCGTCTGCGGTTGCGGTCGTGCCTGCGGTCGCGATTGCGGTTGCGTCCCGGACATGGTCACTTCGTCGTCCCCTGCATTTCGACGGCTCGCACGAGGTGTTTCTGCATCACCAGGAAGACCAGCAACAGCGGTACCGAGGCGACCACTGCCGAGGTCATGATCACGCCAGGCTCGGTCACGCCCAGATTGTCCTGTAGCGTCACCAGGCCGATCGGCAGCGTGTACATCGCGTCGTCCTGGAAGATGAGCAGCGGCCAGACGAAGGCGTTCCACGTCCAGATGAAGATGAACAGTCCCAGCGCGGCGAGCGCCGACCGCATCAGCGGCAAGACGATGTGCGAGAAAACGCGCAGCCGCGAGAACCCGTCGAGGCGGGCCGCCTCCTCTAACTCCTCGGGGATATCCTTGAAGAACTGGACGAGCATGAACACGCCCAACGGGTTGGCGGCGCTCGGGAGCACGACGCCCCAGACGGAGTTGACGAGCCCGAGTTCGCTCACGATGATGTACACCGGGACGAGGTTGACGATGCCCGGCACCATGAAACTGGCCACGATGACCGCGAAGATGGCGCGGCGACCCGGCCAGTCGAGCCTGGTCAGCGAGTAGGCGATCATCGCGTCGATCAGCATTACGACGATCGTCGTGACCCCGGCCAGGATGACCGTGTTGACCGTCCACTGGACGATCAGCGAGTTGGTGAGCAGGTACTCGTACCAGTAGAGCGTGAGGTCCCACGGGATCAGGTGGGGCACTTCGGAGTAGACCAGGTCCCGGGTCATGAACGACGTCGCGAACATGTACCAGTACGGGAGCAGGAACAGCAACGCCGTTCCGTACAGCCCGGCGTACAGGCCGATCGTTCGGAGCCGATCGCTGGTCAGCGAGACGCCGTCGAACAAGCGCTGTGAGTCCGTACTCATTGGGTATCACGTCCGAGGAAGTAGTAGCTAGTCGCGGAGACCGCGATCAGGAGCATGAACAGTACGTAGCCGACCGCGGCGGCGTAGCCGAACTGGCGGCCGGTAAACGCCGTCTCGTACAGGTACAACACGATCGTCGTCGTCGAGAACGACGGGCCGCCGTCGGTCATGATGTACGGCTGGCCGAACACCTGGAAGGAGTTGACGAACGTTACGATAACGATGAAGACGAGCGGATTCTTCATCTGCGGAACCGTGATGTCGCGCATCATCCGCCAACTGCTCGCCCCGTCTAGTTTCGCCGCCTCGTAGAGGCGATCCGGAACGTTCTGGCGCGCGGCCAGCAGGATGATGAAGTTAAACGCCAGCTGCCACCAGACCGTCGCGATGGCGATCGCGGGCATCGCGAGCTCGTGGGAGGTCAACCAGTTGCCGCCGCCGAGGTAGTAGGGAATGAGCCCCGAGGCGCTGAAGATCTCCGACCACAGCAGCCCGACCACGGCGACGGTCAGCACGTACGGACTGAAGAAGACCGTCCGTAACAGCCACTTGCCTCTCACGTCGCGGTTGACGCCGAGTGCCAACAGCAACGAGCCGACGATGATCGGCGGCACCGAGAGCGCGACGAAGTAGACGGTGTTCCACAGCGCGTTCCAGAAGTCCGGATCCGAGAGCAGGATCCGGTAGTTCTCGAGGCCGATGAACTGCGACTGGGCCGGCTCGAGCGCGTTCCAGTCGTGGAAGCTCATGTACAGCGCGAGCGCCAGCGGACCGAAGAGGAACGTGCCGGCGATCAGGAGATACGGGATCGCAAACGTCGCCCCCGCGATCCACTCGCGCGTCGACGACTTCGAGAGGTCGACGAGTCCCGAGTCGCTCGCGTCGGATTGTTGGTTCGCTTGTGCCATATTATCGCCTGTTAAACGTTTGTCTGACGCCCTCCGCGGCGGTCTCGAGTACCGCTTCCGGAGTCATGTTCCCGGCGCGCATATCGTCGAGCGGCTGGTAGATCTGTTCGATGTACTCTTCGACGTTCGGCGTCGCGGGCGGGCGGACGAGCTGGTCGTTCTCCACCATCCCGTAGAACGTCTCCAGCGTCTGGGACCAGGTCTCCGAGTCCCGGAGCGCGTCGCTCTCGAGCGCCGCCTCGCTGGCGGGGAGGTGCCCGGCCTCGTACCCCCACCGGTCGTTGAACTCCTGTGAGAGCAAGCGGACGGTTTCGATCGTCTCCTCGAGGCGCTCTCGGTTGCGCTCCTCGCTCTCGGGGATGATCAGCATGTGGCTGTCCCCGACCGTCACGGGATCGTCCGAGTCCGGCATGACGAACGGCTCCGTCATGCCGAATTCGAAGCCCGCCTCGCGGACGACGGTGACGTGCCAGGTCCCTTCGATCTTCATGCCGACTTCGCCGCGGTTCCACGCGTCCCACCCGGCGGTCGGATCGACGGGCGCCCACTCGTGTTCGTGGACCCAGTCGTGCATCTCCTGAACGACCGCCAGGCCGTCGTCCGTCTCGAAGGCGGGTTCGTAGTCGTCGGTCAGGAGCCGTCCGCCCCGACTCTGTAGGAGCATCCGCATCGTCTCGGCCGCGTATTCTCCTTCGTGGAAGTCCAGCGCCCAGTAATCCGTGTTCTCGACGATCGCGTTGGCCGCCTCGTAGAACTGGTCGGGCGTGTTCGGCGGATCCTCCGGATCGAGACCGGCTTCCGCGAAGATTTCCTTGTTGTAGTAGAGCCCGAACGGGTGGGTGTCGATCGGCACGGCGAGTTGCTCGCCGTCGACGAGGCCACCATCGACCACTTCGTCGAGATACGGGTCGGCCCCGATCTCGTCGGTGACCGAGACGAGACTGTCCTGATAGTCCCGCATCATCCGGGAGTGCATCACCGCGATGTCCGGCGGGTTGCCCCCGACCATCGACGTGTACAGGCGTCCGTAGTGTTCGTCCCAGGGAACCCGTTGGCGGTTGATCCGCAATCCCCCGTAGTCGTCGCTCTCGTTGATCCCGTCGACCATCTCCTTCATGACGGCGCCGTCACCGCCGCCGAAGAGCGTCCAGTACTCGACACCGTCGCGTGACGTCCCGATATAGCCCGTACAGCCGGCGGCGCCGGTCAGGGCCGCGATGCCCGTCGTTTGCAAGAAGCGCCGCCGGCCGAGGGAACTCGAGCGCGGCGGATCGCCCGAGTCACCGCTCGACGACGGCGGTCTATCGTCATGTGTTGGCATACGTCGTCAAAAACTAAATACTAATATATACACATTTCGGAAATATTCCGATCTCCGCCCCCTTAATGTATCGTTGCCTCTCGTAGATATCGCCGAAACCCGTCGAATCACGACGAATGCCGGCGGTAGAACTCGGTTTATACGGTTCAGGTCGAATCGCCGGACCGACGCGACTGTAAGAGGTGTCGATAACCGTATCATTTATGGTCCAGTCGGGAACACACAACACTCGTGCATGACAGACGCACACATAACAGTGCATACTGAGGCGGCTATCGATCGAATCGCCCCCGAAGTGCACGGTCACTTCGCCGAGCACCTCGGTCGCTGCATCTACGACGGTATCTGGCACAGCGAGCGCGCCGACGAGAGCGGGTTCCGCGAGGACACCGTTTCCCTACTGGCCGATCTCGACCTCCCCGTGCTCCGGTGGCCAGGCGGCTGTTTCGCCGACGACTACCACTGGGAGGACGGCGTCGGCCCGCGGGAGGAGCGCCCGCGGCGTCGCAACCTCTTCTGGGCGCAGGGCCCCGAAGAGAGCCCCGAGGAGTCTAACGCCTTCGGCACCGACGAGTTCCTCGAACTGTGCGAGCGAATCGGGACCGAACCGTACCTCGCGGCCAACGTCGGTTCGGGCGACCCCCAGGAGGCCGCCGACTGGGTCGAGTACTGCAACTACGACGGTGACACCGAACTGGCCGACCGCCGCCGGGAGAACGGACACGAGGATCCCTACGGCGTGAAATACTGGGGGCTCGGTAACGAGAACTGGGGCTGTGGCGGCCAGATGTCGCCCGAACAGTACGCCCGCGAGTACCGCCGGTTCGCGACGTACGTCGGCACGATGGACAACCTGATGCTCGACCACGACCTCGAGCTCATCGCCTGCGGCTTCGAGGGCCACGAGTGGAACCGCCGCTTCCTGGAGGAGATCAACGAGTCCCCGTGGGGCGCGGAGTTCCCGCTCGACCACCTCACGCTGCACCACTACTACGGGCGGGGGATGACCGTCGCCGAGGCCGACGAGGACAAGTACGATCGATTCCTCGCGGACGCGCTCGAGATGGAACGCCACATCGAGCGCATGGCCGGGGCGATCAACGCCGTCGCGACCACTCGCGATATCGGCGTCATCATCGACGAGTGGGGCGCCTGGCACCCCGAAGCGACCGCGGACAACGGCCTCGAGCAGCCGGGGACCGTCCTCGACGCGCTCTCCGCGGCGGCCGTCCTCGACGTCTTCAACGACAACAGCGACGTCGTCACGATGACGAACATCGCCCAGACCGTCAACGTCCTCCAGTGTCTCGTCGAGACCGACGAAGACGACGCCTGGGCTCGGCCGACCTACCGCGTCTTCGACCTCTACGCGTCCCACAAAGGCAACGACGCCGTCCGCACCACCGTATCGACGCCGACGCGCGAACTCGCCGACGACGACCGCGAACTGCCGCTGGTCGGCGCTTCCGCCTCGGTCGGCGACGACGGGACATATGTCACCGTCACGAACCTCGACTGCCGCGGTACACACAGCGTCGACGTCTCCCTCGAAGGCGCGAGCCTCGACGAGGGCGACGTCCGCGCCGAGATCCTGTTCGCCGATCAGGAGCCCGCACACGAGGTGACTCCCGACAACGCCGACGAGTTCGTCGCCGAAGATCTCGCGGTCTCGGTCGCCGGCGACGGTACCCTCACCGCGGAGCTGCCGCCGTCGACGGTCGCCGCCGTCTCCATCCGGTAAGCGAACCGCCGAGACGGACCTCAGACGAACGCTTTTCGCGATCAGTTGCGCCCGACTCGCTCTCATCACCGAACGCCGACGGCCGACCGGCCGACCGGCCAGGCGGTGGCGCTCAGGAGTAGTTGTGCTCGAGTTCGATGACGTTCGCGGTCCCCAGCACCGCCTCGGTGAGTGCTTCGTGAAACCGCTCGTCGTCGACCCGGTGGACGGGACAGGAGACGCTCACCGCCGCAATGCTCCGGTCGGCGTCGTCGGTGATCGGCGCCGCGAGACACCGCAGTCCGTTAAGCCGCTCCTCCCGATCGACGGCGTATCGCTGCTCGCGGATCGCCTCGAGTTCCGCGTAGAGGTCCTCCCGATCGGTGATCGTTCGGGGCGTCAGTCTCGGCAGACCGTGTTCGGAGAGCATTCCCTCGACCTCCTCGCGGGGCCGAAAGGCGAGAATCGCTTTTCCGAGGCCGGTACAGTGAAGCCGAACGCGCTTGCCCTCGTGGGTGTCGAGTTCGACCGCGTTCTCGCCCTGGGCCTGGTAGAGGTAGATCCCGCGGCCGTTCTTCTCGACGAGGAGATTGACGAGTTCGCCGGTTTCGTCGGCGAGTTCGTCGACCTGAGATTTGGCGACGTCGTAGATCGGAGTCCGATTCCGCGCGTACGCGCCTAATCCGAGAAACGAGAGGCCGATGTGATACTCGTCGCCGTCCTTGTCGACGTACTCGCGGTTCGCCAGCGTCGTCAGGTGGTTGTGGACCGCGCTCTTCCCGATGTCGACGTGATCCGTTACTTCCGAGACGCCGGCGCCGTCGAGTTCCTGAAGCACTTCGAGAATTTCGAAGGTCCGGCTGACGGTCCGAACGGGATGATTCGGTTTCGACATACACTGTCTGCCGCCGGAAAGGCTATTAAATTAGTGTGCTTGAATAAACACCGTTCGTTCTTGATGTAATCACGTTAATAATTATAGAACATTATAAAATGTGTTTAACCAGTGTTTATCGACCGGAAACGAATCGTGCCGGGAATCGCCCGAGGGATCCGTTCGTCGCGCGCCGATCGCTATACGGGGCCGAATCGGCCTCTCTGACCCAGACAGAACTACGTTTTGTCGCACAGAACTCGTTTCTGTGCATCCGAACGGACAGCCGGAAAGCCACCCGGATCGACGCCGCGCACTCACCGCTCGCCGCGAGCGGCGGCTGCGAGTCGGCGATCCATCGATGCCCTCGGTCGACTGTACGGTCAGTCGAGTACTGACCGGTCGCCCGCCATCCACACGAGGGGCACGCACAGTATCGCGAGCCGCTCTGGCGGGCGTCCGCATTTGGATTACATTCCTACGATTGTAATCCAAGAGGCAAGGAGGAGCCGAATAGCGGCCGTGAATGATCGGACTACTGTTCTTCATTACAGAACGTTCCAGTCGTTTCCGAACCGACGACATCGTCCGATCGCCGGCGCGAACGGCCGTCTCGGCGGAACGCTTATGCGCGAGACCGTCGCTCCGCGTAGATATGGAGCGACCAGTGACTGTCAAGCGAAGCCGAATTCGAGAGACGCTCGCGGACCGATCGCTCGCGGAACTGTGGCTGCTTCGGCCGGAGAACGTCGCCTGGCTCGCGGGCGGCGACGTCGTCATCGACGCGGCGAGCGATGTCGGCGCGGCCGCACTCGGGGTGCCGGCAGAGGGCGACGTCGTGCGGCTGCTCGCACC from Natrinema salifodinae carries:
- a CDS encoding extracellular solute-binding protein gives rise to the protein MPTHDDRPPSSSGDSGDPPRSSSLGRRRFLQTTGIAALTGAAGCTGYIGTSRDGVEYWTLFGGGDGAVMKEMVDGINESDDYGGLRINRQRVPWDEHYGRLYTSMVGGNPPDIAVMHSRMMRDYQDSLVSVTDEIGADPYLDEVVDGGLVDGEQLAVPIDTHPFGLYYNKEIFAEAGLDPEDPPNTPDQFYEAANAIVENTDYWALDFHEGEYAAETMRMLLQSRGGRLLTDDYEPAFETDDGLAVVQEMHDWVHEHEWAPVDPTAGWDAWNRGEVGMKIEGTWHVTVVREAGFEFGMTEPFVMPDSDDPVTVGDSHMLIIPESEERNRERLEETIETVRLLSQEFNDRWGYEAGHLPASEAALESDALRDSETWSQTLETFYGMVENDQLVRPPATPNVEEYIEQIYQPLDDMRAGNMTPEAVLETAAEGVRQTFNRR
- a CDS encoding IclR family transcriptional regulator; its protein translation is MSKPNHPVRTVSRTFEILEVLQELDGAGVSEVTDHVDIGKSAVHNHLTTLANREYVDKDGDEYHIGLSFLGLGAYARNRTPIYDVAKSQVDELADETGELVNLLVEKNGRGIYLYQAQGENAVELDTHEGKRVRLHCTGLGKAILAFRPREEVEGMLSEHGLPRLTPRTITDREDLYAELEAIREQRYAVDREERLNGLRCLAAPITDDADRSIAAVSVSCPVHRVDDERFHEALTEAVLGTANVIELEHNYS
- a CDS encoding alpha-N-arabinofuranosidase, producing the protein MTDAHITVHTEAAIDRIAPEVHGHFAEHLGRCIYDGIWHSERADESGFREDTVSLLADLDLPVLRWPGGCFADDYHWEDGVGPREERPRRRNLFWAQGPEESPEESNAFGTDEFLELCERIGTEPYLAANVGSGDPQEAADWVEYCNYDGDTELADRRRENGHEDPYGVKYWGLGNENWGCGGQMSPEQYAREYRRFATYVGTMDNLMLDHDLELIACGFEGHEWNRRFLEEINESPWGAEFPLDHLTLHHYYGRGMTVAEADEDKYDRFLADALEMERHIERMAGAINAVATTRDIGVIIDEWGAWHPEATADNGLEQPGTVLDALSAAAVLDVFNDNSDVVTMTNIAQTVNVLQCLVETDEDDAWARPTYRVFDLYASHKGNDAVRTTVSTPTRELADDDRELPLVGASASVGDDGTYVTVTNLDCRGTHSVDVSLEGASLDEGDVRAEILFADQEPAHEVTPDNADEFVAEDLAVSVAGDGTLTAELPPSTVAAVSIR